One stretch of Actinomycetota bacterium DNA includes these proteins:
- a CDS encoding exonuclease sbcCD subunit D, whose amino-acid sequence GGTGQVSAGVFDGFDYVALGHLHRPQDVVRDRVRYAGSLLKYSFEEADHVKSVTVVDVAADGSVSVAEEPIAARHDLHRVEGSFAEIMASVPDPEVACGYVEIVLTDDEPVIEPMRRLRELYPNALSLRRPAAEYAALDGPGVTALKERTTPDLFGEFFEEVTGGPMSPEQSGELARAVEAVERAGREGDS is encoded by the coding sequence GGCGGGACCGGCCAGGTATCGGCGGGGGTCTTCGACGGCTTCGACTACGTCGCGCTCGGGCACCTGCACCGGCCGCAGGACGTGGTCCGGGACCGCGTGCGCTACGCGGGCTCCCTGCTGAAGTACTCGTTCGAGGAAGCGGACCACGTGAAGTCGGTCACGGTGGTCGACGTCGCGGCCGACGGCTCGGTCAGCGTGGCCGAGGAGCCGATCGCCGCACGCCACGACCTGCACCGCGTCGAGGGCTCGTTCGCCGAGATCATGGCGTCGGTGCCCGATCCGGAGGTCGCGTGCGGCTACGTGGAGATCGTGCTGACGGACGACGAGCCGGTGATCGAGCCGATGCGGCGGCTGCGGGAGCTGTATCCCAACGCGCTGTCGCTGCGCAGGCCCGCCGCGGAGTACGCCGCGCTCGACGGGCCGGGTGTCACCGCGCTGAAGGAGCGGACCACGCCGGACCTGTTCGGCGAGTTCTTCGAGGAGGTGACCGGCGGGCCGATGTCGCCCGAGCAGTCCGGGGAGCTCGCTCGCGCGGTCGAGGCGGTCGAACGTGCCGGCCGGGAGGGGGACTCATGA